A portion of the Lolium rigidum isolate FL_2022 chromosome 1, APGP_CSIRO_Lrig_0.1, whole genome shotgun sequence genome contains these proteins:
- the LOC124701807 gene encoding probable protein phosphatase 2C 60, which yields MIVTLMNLLRACWRPSSNRTGSDAIGRQDGLLWYKDTGQHVNGDFSMAVVQANNLLEDQCQIESGPLSFLDSGPYGTFVGVYDGHGGPETACYINDNLFNHLKRFVSEQNSMSADVLRKAYEATEDGFFSIVTKQWPVKPQIAAVGSCCLVGVICGGILYIANVGDSRAVLGKHVKATGEVLAVQLSAEHNVSIESVRKELQSVHPEDRHVVVLKHNVWRVKGLIQVCRSIGDAYLKKQEFNREPLYAKFRLREPFNKPILSSEPSICVQPIHPHDQFLIFASDGLWEHLTNQEAVDIVQSNPRSGSARRLIKSALLGAAKKREMRYSDLKKIDRGVRRHFHDDITVIILFLDSSLVSRASTYRGPTVSLRGAGVSLRSSTLAPYGSQM from the exons ATGATAGTAACATTGATGAACTTGCTACGGGCGTGTTggagaccgtcatccaaccggaCAGGCTCCGATGCTATTGGTAGGCAGGACGGACTTTTATGGTACAAGGACACCGGGCAGCATGTAAATGGGGACTTCTCCATGGCTGTTGTCCAGGCCAATAACTTGCTTGAGGACCAGTGTCAGATTGAGTCGGGTCCACTGAGCTTTCTTGACTCTGGCCCGTACGGCACTTTCGTCGGCGTTTATGATGGGCACGGTGGACCAGAGACAGCTTGCTATATCAACGATAACCTCTTCAACCATCTGAAAA GGTTCGTTTCGGAGCAAAACTCAATGTCTGCTGATGTGCTGAGAAAAGCATATGAAGCTACAGAAGATGGATTCTTCTCTATCgtcaccaagcaatggcctgtcaAGCCTCAGATAGCGGCTGTTGGGTCATGCTGTTTGGTTGGTGTAATATGTGGTGGCATCCTTTATATTGCCAATGTTGGGGATTCTCGTGCTGTTTTAGGAAAACATGTTAAAGCCACTGGAGAAGTATTGGCTGTCCAACTCTCAGCAGAGCATAATGTGAGCATTGAGTCAGTGAGAAAAGAATTGCAGTCTGTGCACCCCGAGGATAGGCATGTTGTTGTTCTCAAGCACAATGTTTGGCGTGTGAAAGGCCTAATTCAG GTCTGCAGATCGATAGGTGATGCCTATCTAAAAAAACAAGAGTTCAACCGGGAACCTCTGTATGCAAAGTTCCGCCTCCGTGAACCTTTTAACAAGCCCATCCTAAGTTCAGAACCCTCTATTTGTGTGCAACCGATACATCCACATGATCAGTTTCTCATATTTGCGTCTGATGGACTTTGGGAGCACTTAACCAACCAGGAGGCTGTTGACATTGTTCAAAGTAACCCTCGTAGT GGAAGTGCTAGGAGGCTCATAAAATCAGCTTTACTAGGAGCAGCCAAGAAAAGAGAGATGAGGTATTCTGATCTCAAGAAGATCGACCGAGGCGTCCGGCGCCACTTCCATGATGACATAACTGTCATCATACTCTTCCTCGACTCGAGCCTTGTAAGTAGGGCGAGCACCTACAGGGGCCCTACTGTTTCTCTAAGAGGCGCCGGGGTGAGCCTGCGCAGCAGCACGCTCGCGCCTTATGGGTCGCAAATGTAG